ACGTGCACCGCGGCTCTCCCGAGAGATCGGATACCATCTCACTGCGAGTTTCTACAATATCGAGGGGAGTTTATCCTGATCTTCAAGTCAATCGCGACCCCAGAGACGACGGCGTATTTCACGACGATCTACGTCTACGGCTACGTCTTCCTGCTCATCTTCCCAGTTATCGCGTACTTTACACTGCCAGATACGCGACTGTTTCGTCGGTTGTTGGCAGCGTACGCGCTCAACTATGTGATCGGGCTCGTTCTCTATATCTTCGTTATCGCGTACGGCCCCCGAAACGTGATGCCCGCCGAAGTCGCAGAAAGGATGATTTTTGATACCAATCCACAGTATCAATATCTTACCCGCGAGGTCAACAGTAACACTAACGTCTTCCCGTCGCTTCACACCTCGCTCTCGGCGACCGTCGCGACGTTCGCAGCGATAACGCGCTCGGCGTTTCCGAAGTGGTTCCCAGTCGCAATCGTGCTGGCGGCCAGCGTCGCGATTTCGACGATGTTCCTCGGAATCCACTGGGGGATCGACGTGATCGCCGGAATGCTTCTCGCAGCCCTCAGTGTCATCCTCTCGGATCGACTCGTTGATCGCTGGTCCGTGTCCGAACTCCTCGACGAGCGACTCCAGCAGTTCGAGGACTGGATACCGTGGATGGAACGAAGCGAGTAACTGCGATGTCGTGCCGCCCAATAGACCGGGAACACGATTGATAGCCGCAACGACGTGGCTACGAATTGCCCTCTAGCAAGCGATCGGTAGCGCTCCTACAATCTGGGAGAGCGCAATACTGTTATATCATGGCTCTTCAACTATGATAAACGAACGAAATGAATAGGAGACGGGCCGCCCCGAATCGAGATAACCGCGGCGGTGATAGCGGAGCCCTCAGTCGTCGTGCCATGTTAGCAGCGACGGCCGGACTGACCGTCTCGAGCAGCGGCTGTCTCCGCCAGGTTCGGAACATCGTCAGGTCGGACGACATCAAGCAGCTCTCCGTGACGATCACGACGGTCCCGGCGGACGCGGACAGACAACCCGTTCGAATCGCCCGTCACCTCGAGGAGAACCTCGAGGCCGTCGGAGTCGACGTTTCCCTCGACATTCGATCCGACATCGAGTTCCGCCGAGCCGTATTGTACAACCACGAGTTCGATATCTGCATCGGACGTCATCCGGGCGGGACCGATCCCGACTTCCTCTACGAGGCGTTGTACTCGCGGTATATCGATGAATCGGGATGGCAGAACCCGTTCGGGTTCACCAACCAAAACATCGACGAACTCCTCAAGGACCAGCGCAACGCCGAGGGTGATGCGCGCCGCGAAGCCGTCACAGCAATGCTCGAGGAGATCGCGACCGAACAGCCGTTCGTTCCGATCTGTATCCCCGAGGAACACCGGGTCGTCAGGACGAATCGGCTCGACGGCTGGAAAGAAGGCCATCTCGCGACACGCCACGGCTATCTCGGTCTCGAGCCGGCTAACGGCGTCGATACGCTCCGAGTTGCCCACACTGACGCCAGGCTGACGGAGAACCTCAATCCGATCGCGACCGACTACCGTCATCGCGGAACGATCACCGATCTATTGTACGACTCGCTGGCGACCCAGAACGGCGACGGCGCTATCCAGCCGTGGCTCGCAGAATCGTGGGAATGGGATGGCCGGACGGTCGATGTCGTCCTCCGTGATGATTGCGAGTTCCACGACGGGGAGCCGTTGACCGCCGAGGATATTGACTTCACGTATCGGTTCCTCCAGGATACCTCGCTTGGTGATCACGACACGGCCTCGCCCGCACCACTGTACCGGGGACAGGTCGACGCCATCGAATCGATCAATATCCACCACGGCCACCGCATCGAACTCACGGTTGAAACGTCGCCGGCGGTCGGCGAACGCGCGCTTCTCGTTCCGATACTCCCCGCCCATCTCTGGCGTGATCGGGCGACCGACGTCATGGGACCCGGTAGCCCCAGCATTGCTCAAGGGACCACGGAGGCCGTCGTCACGAACAACATCCCGCCGATCGGTAGCGGCCCGTTCCAGTTCGACAGTCGGACCGAGGGGGCCCAACTGACGCTCGAGCGGTTCGATTCCCACTTCACACGTCGCCCGTCCGTCGATCTCCCGGAACCGACTGTCGACGAGTACTCCGTCGGAATCCACCCGAGCGGCGACACGGCGGCACAGGTTGTCGAAAACAGTGACGCCGACGTAACGAGTCTCCCGCTTGGCCCCACTGATATCGGCGGTGTCGACACGTCCGACGACGTACAGTTGCTCGAGTCGCCATCGTGGTCGTTTTACTGTCTTGGATTCAACACCCGCGACGCACCATTTAGCAACTACCGGTTCCGGCGGGTGATCGCACAGTTACTCGACAAGGAGTGGTTGATTGGCGAGATATTCCACGGCTACGCCAGCCCCGTCGCAACCCCCGTCACCGACGAGTGGGTACCCAAGAGCCTCGAGTGGGATGGTAGTGACCCCGAAACGCCGTTCATGGGCTCGGAGGGCGAGGTCGACGTCCGCGCAGCGAAGGCGGCGTTCAAAGCTGCCGGCTTCCGATACGACGACCACGGCCGGCTTCGGGTCAGACAGTAACAGGTCGATCTTCGTTCTCGAGACGCGTCGATAGCGCCGTCGCTGGTCGGCGTAAAAACGACAAAAACGAAGTGAACAGCCGTTAGTCCTCGAGCGCGTCGGCGATACGCTTCAGCGCGCGGGTCTGGTCGCGGAGTTCGTCGCGCATCTGTCGGACCTCGCGGACGAGTTCTTCGTTGCTCTCGTCCTGTCCGCCAGCGCTCGGGCCGCCGGCACCGGGACCACCAGGACCGGCACCGGGGCCGCCACCGCCGCCCATCATGCCGCCCATCATCTGCGCGAACGGGTTGCCGCCCATGCCACCGGGGCCGCCGGGGCCGCCACCGCCGCCGCCGCCGCCGAACGGACTCTCGGGGGCTCACCCTCGCCCTCGCCTTCCTCGGCTCGCTTCTCTCGGATTTCCTCGACGCGTTCGCGGAAGGATTTCTCCTCGCTTTCCTCGCCTGCGTCTCCGTCGGGGGATTCGTTTTCGTCCGTCATACTATCGGATTCCGTTGCGTGAGGGAAAAGGGTTGCCATGTTTCGGATACTCGTGCGACCGTCTCCCGTATTCACTCGGCGATCAATGCTTGCACAAAACCGACCCGAGAGGATCCGGTACCCATCGTATGGACGACGACCGATCCGACCGAGAACCGATCGTCAGCGAGGGGCCGTACGCGATCGTCAACGCGAGCGACGGCGAACGAGCGGACTACTGGCTCGTCTCGACGGACGATGACGGGATCGGCGACGCGGCTGACCACCAGCGCGGCGTCCCGATCGACGACACTTCGATCGCCGATCTCGACGCCGCCGTCTCGCGGCTTCGAGGACTGAAAACCGACGTCAAGGACGCGTCGGAGTCGGTCGAGCTCACCTGCCACGAGTGCGGCAAACGTGGACATACACCGGGTCGGACGAGCACGCGTCGTGTCCGAACTGCGAGACGGAGGTTCCCGCCGAGGGGATCGGTCCGTGAGTGTGTGATTGCACGGGTAACGACAGACCTTGAGGGCCATCGCCACCACGAGCACGAAGGCCGAACGATTGTGAGCGGCGGCGTCGAATCGAGACATCCGAGTCAGCATGGTTCAGAGGACACGAAAACGCGGCTACCGGTCGGTCTCCGAACGCCAACGGAGTGTACGATGACGCGGCCGACAAGACTGGAGACGATCGTCGGGATTGGAACGTCGGTGGCGACCGTCGGCGAGACGGGCGTCGTCGCCGGACCGACGGATTCAGCGGCCGTTCTTGAGACGGAGTGGGAGACCGATTACCCTCGCTGCGTGTATCAGCCGGACGGTGACGGCGGGTGGGACGTCACGATGCCGATCACCATGCATGTCGCCGTTCCGGGCGAGCAACGAGCGCTCACTGCGATCGAAGCCGAGTTTACGGGCCTCGAGAATCCGCGCTGGACGCGAGTCTTTCCCAACGCGGAGACCGTGGCGTGGGACAGCGACAGCGAGGAACTCGTCGCCCCGAACTACTCGGTTCGCCGGCCGCGGCTGGGCGACGAGTGGACTCACGTCCACATCTGGGAACTCGATGCGGACCAAGTGGCGATCCACGCACACCTAGACGTCATCGATCTAGAGTACGCGTATCTCCACCGCGGCGCTCACTACGACGTTGCCACGCGGCAGGTCCGAGAGCATCTCACCGCGAACGATTGGCGACGAGAAACGCCCTACAGCATCGAGTATGGCGTCGACGAGGAGAAACGGGCGACCTGGGGCCCGACGGGAGATACGAAACTCGAGTATGTCTCCGGCTGATCGGTATGGAGCGAAACGAAGTCCTCGATTGGCGAACGGTGACCGCAGGGAACCGTGAGCACAGCGAACCGCTGCGTGAACCCGTTCGAGGTCGTCGCGAACTCGTGAGTGACTGCTCGGAAGACCACTGCGTCTTCCGGTGGATGAGCGAACGAACGTAGTGAGTGAGCGGTAGCGCGGAACCCCGGTTCCGCGAGCAGTCGAACGGGTTCGAAGCACTCGTGAGACGACGGTGAAACCGTCTCACAGCGCCCGTGAGGAGAACTCGGTTGGGGTAGGTGTGGCATCGCCTTGTTGCCAGCATGAGTAGATCGCTCTCCTTGTCAGTCCACTGGGGACGGTCGAATACTCGTTTAACCGGTTCCCACTCTACCGAACGGAGATGATTACTAGTCGTTACTCGAACGATCCGAGTGACGACTGGAGATCCTGATCCGATGTGCCTGCCTCGAGGTCGTATCCAACCAGATCGCGCATGTCGACGGCGTAGGTCGTCCCGCCGTTTGCGAGGACCAGCAGCCGACCTTTGACGCCGACGACGGTTCCCGAGGCAATCGTCTCACGTACCGGGCGAGCCGCAAGCTCCATCCCGTAGTCGAGCTCGAACCGGTCGATGACGTCGAACGCCGTGAGGGCGGACTCCCAGGCGTCCTCGTCGATGTCGGCCGCGAGCGCGGCGACCTTCGGGCCGGTTCGAACACGGTCGACGAGCCGGGTCGCGATTTCGGCCTCAAGTTCGCGGGCGATCCGGCCGTTCGAGACAGTGTGGACGTGAGCCGCGCGGTCGGCCCCCTGCTCGCGCAGGCGGGTCTCGAGTCGCCGGTGTTTCGTGACGCCGACCTTGAACGTGTCCGGGGCGAAAGCCGCGATGTAGACGGCGTGTTCCTCGTAACAGTCCATCTCGTCTTTCAGGCAGGTGCCGGTACAGCGCGCACAGACCCACGTGCTCGTATGGTAGTCGCAGTAGGGGACCGACGGCCGGTTACAGGAGACGTGTTCGCCGTCATGGATGGTGCCAGCACAGTGGCGATCCTCGAGCGCGTACGCGAGGTCGTCGCCGGCCTCGAGCGGGCGG
This genomic stretch from Natrinema sp. SYSU A 869 harbors:
- a CDS encoding DUF2797 domain-containing protein, producing the protein MQLVGYEPSGRGSALLISDGSGDVDHRPLEAGDDLAYALEDRHCAGTIHDGEHVSCNRPSVPYCDYHTSTWVCARCTGTCLKDEMDCYEEHAVYIAAFAPDTFKVGVTKHRRLETRLREQGADRAAHVHTVSNGRIARELEAEIATRLVDRVRTGPKVAALAADIDEDAWESALTAFDVIDRFELDYGMELAARPVRETIASGTVVGVKGRLLVLANGGTTYAVDMRDLVGYDLEAGTSDQDLQSSLGSFE
- a CDS encoding ABC transporter substrate-binding protein, translating into MLAATAGLTVSSSGCLRQVRNIVRSDDIKQLSVTITTVPADADRQPVRIARHLEENLEAVGVDVSLDIRSDIEFRRAVLYNHEFDICIGRHPGGTDPDFLYEALYSRYIDESGWQNPFGFTNQNIDELLKDQRNAEGDARREAVTAMLEEIATEQPFVPICIPEEHRVVRTNRLDGWKEGHLATRHGYLGLEPANGVDTLRVAHTDARLTENLNPIATDYRHRGTITDLLYDSLATQNGDGAIQPWLAESWEWDGRTVDVVLRDDCEFHDGEPLTAEDIDFTYRFLQDTSLGDHDTASPAPLYRGQVDAIESINIHHGHRIELTVETSPAVGERALLVPILPAHLWRDRATDVMGPGSPSIAQGTTEAVVTNNIPPIGSGPFQFDSRTEGAQLTLERFDSHFTRRPSVDLPEPTVDEYSVGIHPSGDTAAQVVENSDADVTSLPLGPTDIGGVDTSDDVQLLESPSWSFYCLGFNTRDAPFSNYRFRRVIAQLLDKEWLIGEIFHGYASPVATPVTDEWVPKSLEWDGSDPETPFMGSEGEVDVRAAKAAFKAAGFRYDDHGRLRVRQ